Genomic DNA from Longimicrobium sp.:
GCGGGGGACGCGGTCCGCTCCTGGCTGGGAGAAGGCCCGGCCTACCTCCCCCAGGCCCGGACGCCGGACCTGGGGGAGCGGATGCGGGCGGCGTTCGCGGAGGCGTTCGCGGCGGGGTTCCGGCGCGTGGTGATCATCGGCTCGGACCTGCCGGAGCTCACGGCGGGGCTGCTGCGGCGCGCGTTCGACCTGCTGGAGACGCACGCGGCGGTGCTGGGCCCGGCGCGCGACGGGGGCTACTGGCTGCTGGGGCTCAGGGAGATGATCGGCGCCGCGTTCGCCGACGTGCCGTGGAGCACGGACCGCGTGCTGGCGCGCACGCTGGAGATCCTGCGGGAGACGGGGATCGAGCCCGCGCTGCTGGAGACGTTGGGCGACGTCGACCGGGCGGCGGACCTGCCGGCAGGGTGGGTGGACTGGGCGCGCGAGGGCGGCTGAAACTGCGTCCGCAGGTTCGAAAATCATCTCACAGAGGACACGGAGGACACAGAGAGAACTTCATCCGATCCGCCGTTCCTCCGTGTCCTCTGTGCCCTCTGTGTGAGGCTTTTTGATCTACTCCGGCGCCATGGCGACCTCGTAGTGCACCGAGCGCTCGTCGAAGCGCGAGAGGAGCCTGCGCGCCTCGGGCGGGACGACGGCGATCTCGTAGTCCTCTCCGGCGAAGGCGCGTACGGCGTCCATGCTCGCGAAGAAGGTGAGCGTGGCGAACTCGACGCCCTCCTCCACGTCGCGCCGCATCAGGTACGCGCCGCGGTAGCCCTTCACGCGGTGGATGCCGGGAAGCACCTTGGTCCGCAGCAGCTGCTCGTAGGCGTCCGCGTTCTCCTGCGTGGTCCATCCTCTCCAGAATCGTCCGATCATCGTCTTTGTCGTTGGCCGCAAGGGGTTTGCCGGCCGCGCGGGGTTGCGGGCGAATGAATTCGCTGCAACAACGACACGAAGTCCGCCTGCGCGGACTCCCACGCGGAGATCCGTGCGCTCCGCGAGCATGCGCGCGCACTCCGATCTTCTATCGATACCGCTCCGCCAGCACGGCCGGGTCGGCGCCGCGCCAGTAGGACCAGCGCAGGCGCCACATCAGCAGCATGGTGCGGAAAACGCCGCGCCGCTCCCAGCGCCGGCTGGAGGTGACGACCGTCTCGCGCAGGCAGAGCGGCGGGCCCAGCCGCTTGAGCGCGCGGCTGAGCGCCACGTCCTCCATCAGCGGCAGGTCGGGGAAGCCGCCGGCGCGGCGGAACCAGTCGCGGCGCACGAACACGGCCTGGTCGCCCGTGGCGATCCCCGACAGCCGCGAGCGCAGGCCGATCATCCGCTCGACCACGCGCAGCACCGGGTGCCGGCCGGTAAGTCGCACGTCGAAGCGCCCCCACCCGCGCCCCGTGCGCTCCAGCCCGCCCAGGACCAGCGAGTCGGCACCCGGCGGCAGGTGCGTGTCGGCGTGCAGGAAGAGGAGCACGTCGCCCGCGGCCGCGGCGGCGCCGGCGTTCTGCTGGCGCGCTCTGCCGCGCTCCGCCGCCAGCACCCGGTCCGCCAGCGGCCGCGCCAGCTCGGCCGTGGCGTCCGCGCTCCCGCCGTCCACCACGATCACCTCGTGCCCCCGCGCCCGCAGCGGCCCGAGCGCCGCGAGCGTCTCCACGATCCCCTCCGCCTCGTCGAGCGCGGGGACGACGATGGAGAGGCGCGGGCCTGCGGACATGGGAGCCGGGGAGCGGTGTCGTAAAGTCGACCAGGAATCCAGGCCGAATTCCTCGGATCAGTGTGCAACGGCTCGCTGAAAGGATGTCATTCCGAGCGGCGCCGCAGCACCGAACGAACCTTCACACCAGGCCGGGCGGCGTCCGAGGAATCTACCCACCCCGCCGGGTGGCTGGTTCTCCGCACGGATTCGACCTCGCTGCAGCCGCGGGTAGATTCCTCGGGAGCCCGGCCAGCTTCGGT
This window encodes:
- a CDS encoding antibiotic biosynthesis monooxygenase gives rise to the protein MIGRFWRGWTTQENADAYEQLLRTKVLPGIHRVKGYRGAYLMRRDVEEGVEFATLTFFASMDAVRAFAGEDYEIAVVPPEARRLLSRFDERSVHYEVAMAPE
- a CDS encoding TIGR04283 family arsenosugar biosynthesis glycosyltransferase encodes the protein MSAGPRLSIVVPALDEAEGIVETLAALGPLRARGHEVIVVDGGSADATAELARPLADRVLAAERGRARQQNAGAAAAAGDVLLFLHADTHLPPGADSLVLGGLERTGRGWGRFDVRLTGRHPVLRVVERMIGLRSRLSGIATGDQAVFVRRDWFRRAGGFPDLPLMEDVALSRALKRLGPPLCLRETVVTSSRRWERRGVFRTMLLMWRLRWSYWRGADPAVLAERYR
- a CDS encoding TIGR04282 family arsenosugar biosynthesis glycosyltransferase, with protein sequence MFVRAPEAGRVKTRLAAEIGPEAALRVYRRLAERAVAEAQALGPDVSVRVHFTPADAGDAVRSWLGEGPAYLPQARTPDLGERMRAAFAEAFAAGFRRVVIIGSDLPELTAGLLRRAFDLLETHAAVLGPARDGGYWLLGLREMIGAAFADVPWSTDRVLARTLEILRETGIEPALLETLGDVDRAADLPAGWVDWAREGG